One Glandiceps talaboti chromosome 2, keGlaTala1.1, whole genome shotgun sequence genomic region harbors:
- the LOC144445314 gene encoding CCAAT/enhancer-binding protein zeta-like, which produces MATSSAKSRVVKNKATKKTRKRKENNDPADEFNIDEVLYLGGDEEDFKMLESIHDGEAGDKKQFDNVKEVNESELKEFMQTLGFNDQSEKESKNANKIKTSKIEEPKTSNIKEPKTSKIKEPKTSKIKEPKVKTTESSAKKSKDKTSKKDKEKKSERFVQHPEISSTSSEALDKNDEPIRKKFLVQPGGKWYDEEEVESKTSVSSPPDSDVVEKYRQRAVKIFEAEVALYAEKKSNEKTTSNNWMQTVIKSGTLGDKMAALTVMIQDSSIHNFGKLDTLIAMTKKKGRREAIMAMETLKELWLSHLLLENRKLKSFSQHPFDQLKKLSRTKEKAGRDKKLLLWYFEELLKNRFQEYLEAVQVLSHDTVSAVKTKAISTIYDLLVNTPEQEKILLSQLVNKLGDPDYKIAAKVSHLLGKLVEIHPQMKAIVAGEVETVLYRPNIGVKAQYYAICFLNQFVLSHEEPELATKLITIYFSFFRTFVKKKEVDGKMLSALLTGVNRAYPYAKVNDDKINEQMNTIFRVIHIAPFNTGLLALMLLFQVMDARQSMSDRYYMALYKKLTDPELKNSPRQPMFLNLLYKSLKADMVLRRIKAFIKRLLQICSCQPPTFICGALFLTSEIFRAKDGLRSLSHLANESDDEEEKFKDVETESDKEDTVDASDSEKPVMSSWVHHKISQATSDEKSHYDSQSRNPLYCGAEHSILWELEKLAGHYHPSVAHFAQTILNEEFVDYTGNPLQDFTLMRFLDRFVYRNPKKVPSEKSSVMQPKSKTFHLQSRQTLAVNSDLFIKKSEQDIPLDQLFFHRYFSKKEENKQKKKKGDVADLDSDASSVSDVEFDDYLDCFEKGEVDIDEDVDFASEFSRSKGRKNKKKGDADDDSDESEDLEDPDLDDDSDLDFGAEFDMDDDDDELDEENFGDEESEEEEEEIKVKAPKKSKTGKGKTKASAGHFAMDSDDEGDMTATPSQGKRKNRKQGKGQKKKTKTSGDLHNTAEEFGSMMDENIGSKFDNMGLNAMANRDKADAKQLKWEMARDLWVRDADFRSKKKARRAFKTKGKFRPKNQKKTNFKRK; this is translated from the exons atggcgacgtccaGTGCGAAGAGTCGCGTGGTGAAAAATAAAGCAACGAAAAAGACACGAAAACGAAAAGAAAACAATGATCCAGCAGACGAattcaacatagatgaagttcTATACCTAGGCGGAGATGAG GAAGACTTCAAAATGCTGGAATCCATACATGATGGTGAAGCAGGTGATAAAAAACAATTTGACAATGtgaaagaagtaaatgaatCAGAATTGAAAGAGTTTATGCAGACACTTGGATTCAATGA TCAAAGTGAGAAAGAGTCCAAGAATgccaataaaataaaaacatcaaaaatcGAGGAACCCAAAACATCCAATATCAAGGAACCAAAAACATCCAAAATCAAGGAACCAAAAACATCCAAAATCAAGGAACCAAAAGTTAAAACTACAGAATCTTCAGCTAAGAAGAGCAAAGATAAAACTAGTAAAAAGGACAAGGAAAAGAAAAGTGAAAGATTTGTACAACATCCAGAGATAAGCAGTACAAGTAGCGAAGCCTTAGACAAGAATGATGAACCAATAAGAAAGAAATTCCTGGTACAACCTGGTGGAAAATGGTATGACGAAGAGGAG GTTGAATCAAAGACTTCAGTATCTTCTCCCCCTGATTCAGATGTTGTAGAGAAGTACAGACAAAGGGCAGTGAAGATTTTTGAAGCTGAAGTAGCCTTATATGCAGAAA agaaatcaaatgaaaaaacTACCAGTAACAACTGGATGCAAACAGTGATAAAATCTGGTACGCTCGGAGACAAAATGGCTGCCCTGACTGTAATGATACAAGACAGTTCAATACACAACTTTGGAAAGTTAGATACATTGATAGCTATGACCAAGAAGAAAGGAAGAAGGGAAGCTATCATGGCAATGGAAACATTGAAAGAATTGTGGTTGTCACATTTATTACTTGAAAACAGGAAACTGAAAAGCTTCTCACAG CATCCGTTTGATCAACTGAAGAAATTGAGTCGTACGAAAGAAAAGGCAGGCAGAGACAAGAAGTTACTTTTGTGGTATTTTGAAGAATTATTGAAAAACCGATTTCAGGAATATTTGGAAGCTGTACAG GTATTATCCCATGATACAGTATCTGCTGTAAAGACCAAGGCAATAAGTACGATATATGACCTCCTAGTCAACACACCAGAACAAGAAAAG ATTCTTTTATCTCAACTTGTCAATAAACTTGGTGATCCCGACTATAAGATTGCAGCCAAGGTGTCACATCTCTTAGGAAAGTTAG TTGAAATTCATCCTCAGATGAAAGCCATTGTAGCAGGAGAAGTAGAAACAGTACTGTACAGACCAAACATTGGGGTCAAAGCACA ATACTATGCGATATGTTTCTTGAATCAGTTTGTACTAAGTCATGAAGAGCCAGAACTAGCTACAAAGTTGATAACAATCTATTTCTCATTCTTCAGG ACATTTGTTAAAAAGAAAGAAGTGGATGGTAAAATGTTGAGTGCACTTCTAACTGGAGTTAACAGGGCATATCCATATGCTAAAG TAAACGATGACAAGATCAATGAACAGATGAATACAATATTTCGTGTCATACACATAGCACCATTCAATACAGGGTTATTAGCACTGATGTTACTCTTCCAAGTTATGGATGCAAG GCAATCAATGTCCGATAGATATTACATGGCTTTGTACAAGAAACTAACAGACCCAGAACTAAAGAACTCGCCAAGACAACCTATGTTTCTCAATCTTCTCTACAAATCCCTCAAAGCCGACATGGTTCTCAGAAGAATCAAG GCATTCATTAAACGTCTCCTACAGATCTGTAGTTGCCAACCACCTACATTTATTTGTGGAGCTTTGTTTCTGACATCAGAAATCTTCAGAGCAAAAGATGGACTCAGATCATTGTCTCATCTTGCCAAT GAGTCTGATGATGAAGAGGAGAAGTTTAAAGATGTAGAGACAGAAAGTGATAAAGAAGACACTGTGGATGCATCAGATTCAGAGAAACCTGTCATGTCATCATGGgtacatcataaaatatcacaaG CAACATCAGATGAGAAATCACATTATGACTCGCAGAGTAGGAATCCATTGTACTGTGGAGCAGAACATAGTATACTATGGGAATTAGAAAAG TTGGCAGGTCATTACCACCCGTCGGTGGCACACTTTGCACAAACAATATTGAATGAGGAGTTTGTTGATTACACTGGGAATCCCTTGCAAGATTTCACTTTGATGAGGTTTCTTGATAGGTTTGTCTACAGAAATCCCAAGAAAGTACCGTCAG AGAAATCATCAGTAATGCAGCCCAAGtctaaaacatttcatttacaaAGCCGTCAGACGTTAGCCGTCAATAGTGATTTATTTATCAAGAAATCAGAGCAAGATATCCCTCTGGATCAGCTATTCTTCCACAG ATATTTTAGTaagaaagaagaaaacaaacaaaaaaagaagaaaggtGATGTGGCAGACTTGGATAGTGATGCATCAAGTGTTAGTGATGTGGAATTTGATGATTATTTAG ATTGTTTTGAGAAGGGAGAAGTCGATATTGATGAAGATGTTGATTTTGCAAG TGAGTTTAGTCGAAGTAAAGGCAGAAAGAATAAGAAGAAAggtgatgctgatgatgatagtgatgagaGTGAGGATCTTGAAGACCCTGATCTTGATGATGACAGTGACCTTGATTTTGGTGCAGAATTTGACAtggatgacgatgatgatgaacTTGATGAAGAAAATTTTGGTGATGAAGAAtctgaggaggaggaggaggagattAAGG TGAAGGCACCAAAGAAGTCCAAGACAGGTAAAGGCAAAACAAAGGCATCGGCTGGACACTTTGCAATGGACTCTGATGATGAAGGAGACATGACAGCTACTCCATCTCAAGGAAAGAGGAAAAATAGAAAACAGGGAAAAGGTCagaaaaagaagacaaaaacCAGTGGAGATTTACATAATACAGCAGAAGAG TTTGGTAGTATGATGGATGAAAACATTGGTTCTaagtttgataatatgggtCTTAATGCTATGGCAAACAGAGACAAAGCAG ATGCCAAACAACTTAAGTGGGAAATGGCACGAGATCTGTGGGTGAGAGATGCTGATTTCCGAAGTAAGAAGAAAGCTCGAAGAGCTTTCAAGACAAAAGGAAAATTCAGACCAAAAAATCAGAAAAAgacaaatttcaaaagaaaataa